From Domibacillus sp. DTU_2020_1001157_1_SI_ALB_TIR_016, a single genomic window includes:
- a CDS encoding PTS transporter subunit IIC, whose product MKDFFSKLLTGMSMGIVVALIPNALLGEILKLMIPHAPALQSVLNMTVIAMSLLPILIGVMVGMMFKLTPIQTASVGIAAMVGGGSVQQTAEGLFALNGIGVVINTGLTAALAVLFVQWIGGRLKEYSILLMPTLCILVPGIIGLMTLPYVKSSAGVVGVAVDNVTTWQPVLMGAIIAVIFCLIILSPISTVGVATVIMLSGVGSGAANLGVVAAGVGFAIASYRANSLGTALAHVLGSPKIQMRNFFMKPKIGLPMLITAAVLGALAGMLNVQGTPYSAGFGLSGLVGPLNYIHLAEGGWSAKNISVMLSLFLVLPVILNLALIYVFARKLKMIKADDYKLQFD is encoded by the coding sequence ATGAAAGATTTTTTCAGTAAGCTGTTAACGGGCATGAGTATGGGGATTGTGGTAGCGTTGATTCCAAATGCGCTGCTGGGAGAAATTTTAAAGCTGATGATCCCGCATGCGCCAGCGCTGCAGTCCGTGTTGAACATGACGGTGATCGCGATGAGTTTATTGCCGATTTTAATTGGCGTCATGGTCGGGATGATGTTTAAGTTAACACCGATTCAAACAGCAAGCGTCGGCATTGCGGCGATGGTCGGTGGCGGGTCGGTGCAGCAGACGGCCGAAGGATTGTTTGCTTTAAATGGCATTGGGGTTGTGATCAATACGGGATTGACGGCAGCTTTAGCGGTACTGTTCGTACAGTGGATCGGCGGGCGGTTAAAGGAGTATTCGATTTTATTGATGCCAACGCTTTGTATTTTGGTGCCAGGTATAATTGGTTTAATGACCCTTCCGTATGTGAAGTCGTCAGCTGGCGTAGTGGGTGTAGCAGTGGATAACGTTACCACATGGCAGCCAGTTTTAATGGGAGCGATTATTGCAGTTATTTTTTGTTTGATTATTTTATCTCCTATTTCAACCGTGGGTGTCGCGACTGTCATTATGCTGTCAGGGGTTGGCTCAGGTGCAGCAAACCTTGGCGTTGTAGCGGCAGGGGTCGGCTTTGCCATAGCGAGCTACCGGGCAAATTCGTTAGGAACGGCGCTGGCACATGTGCTTGGTTCACCGAAAATTCAAATGCGCAACTTTTTTATGAAGCCGAAAATTGGACTGCCGATGCTGATTACGGCAGCAGTTCTGGGTGCGCTGGCGGGTATGTTGAACGTGCAGGGAACCCCATACAGTGCTGGTTTTGGGTTGTCTGGCCTGGTTGGTCCGCTGAACTACATTCACTTAGCGGAGGGCGGCTGGTCGGCAAAAAATATATCGGTTATGCTCAGCTTGTTCCTAGTGCTGCCGGTCATATTGAACCTCGCCTTGATTTATGTGTTTGCAAGAAAACTAAAAATGATCAAAGCAGACGATTACAAGCTGCAATTTGATTAA
- a CDS encoding SEC-C metal-binding domain-containing protein, with product MTGRNDPCSCGSGKKFKKCCGRNGVVSSIGHLLAEELRDVQKAMLTYTEEVAGMRLEREYQELLKQYPNLNKLETMGEIFYRYWVICVERDKDGKTLMDYFIEEFSAEIPRERTRNIVRSWQGQAQFVSGAIEEIEEEAIIVRDVLTSQSVRIAEREETLEVGCYLHGIILPYEQQAIFLMIPFTQEPGLSPVWEKQIKNAFKHSPYSSPQAFLKEKYVEMVNELYQEEEWIEWEDPRHQEVHERFTAFMKEQGVDAETIEEATAFWWAFCKENHPKPRNTGIFAAAVYYLFAAEMERVPYWSQKKLAAVFGASANSISVRTEELADFLYETAQTMPPETSSPMLASERALWEMTMKIEDQGAESIEEVQQVMNRAAHKPFKPQTDEQRAQMMLYDAYEAEGPIRREMARRALELDPDAADAYTIFTEFAGETEQWEFYLIQAIEAGKRKLGDDFFKENEGHFWGIVSTRPFMRAKQNYAMFLEAHQRFSEAVYQLEDLIRLNPNDNQGNRDILIELYIRLEKWAKAEKLLNEYIGGFIGEGYHRTLVELLKNGITEKAKHLWRKALVELPDAVPYLKGEKPLPSLPDFYQKGTESEAVVYASRNIDFWVDSGAYRYLSKL from the coding sequence ATGACAGGCCGGAATGATCCGTGTTCATGCGGAAGCGGGAAAAAGTTTAAAAAGTGCTGTGGAAGAAACGGAGTTGTGTCTTCTATTGGACATCTGCTGGCAGAGGAACTGCGGGACGTACAGAAGGCCATGCTGACCTATACGGAAGAAGTGGCGGGTATGCGGCTGGAGCGCGAATACCAGGAGCTTCTAAAGCAATATCCTAATCTTAACAAGCTTGAAACAATGGGTGAAATTTTTTACCGCTACTGGGTGATATGCGTAGAGAGGGACAAGGATGGCAAGACACTTATGGATTACTTTATTGAAGAGTTTTCCGCAGAAATTCCGAGAGAACGGACAAGAAATATTGTCCGCTCCTGGCAAGGCCAGGCACAGTTTGTATCAGGCGCGATTGAGGAAATTGAGGAGGAAGCCATCATCGTTCGTGATGTGCTCACTAGTCAAAGCGTTCGCATTGCCGAAAGGGAAGAAACGCTGGAAGTTGGCTGTTATCTTCACGGTATCATTCTTCCATATGAACAGCAGGCGATCTTTTTAATGATTCCCTTCACGCAGGAACCAGGTCTTTCGCCAGTGTGGGAGAAACAAATCAAGAATGCGTTCAAACACTCACCTTACTCATCACCGCAGGCATTTTTAAAAGAGAAATATGTTGAAATGGTAAATGAATTGTATCAGGAAGAGGAATGGATTGAGTGGGAAGACCCGCGCCACCAGGAAGTACATGAGCGTTTTACTGCTTTTATGAAGGAGCAGGGAGTAGATGCCGAGACGATCGAAGAGGCAACGGCGTTTTGGTGGGCATTTTGCAAAGAAAACCATCCGAAGCCGAGGAACACGGGTATCTTTGCGGCAGCGGTTTACTATTTGTTTGCCGCTGAGATGGAACGGGTGCCTTATTGGAGCCAGAAAAAGCTGGCGGCGGTCTTTGGCGCGTCTGCCAATAGTATTTCCGTACGTACCGAGGAGCTGGCCGATTTTCTTTACGAAACAGCCCAAACCATGCCGCCGGAAACCTCATCCCCGATGCTTGCTTCTGAGCGGGCGCTTTGGGAAATGACAATGAAGATCGAGGACCAGGGAGCGGAGAGTATAGAAGAAGTTCAACAAGTGATGAATAGGGCGGCTCATAAACCGTTTAAGCCGCAGACAGATGAACAGCGGGCACAGATGATGCTGTATGACGCCTATGAAGCGGAAGGACCGATACGGAGGGAGATGGCACGGCGTGCACTAGAGCTTGATCCCGATGCAGCGGATGCATATACTATTTTTACGGAATTTGCAGGAGAAACAGAACAATGGGAGTTCTACTTGATACAAGCGATCGAAGCGGGAAAGCGAAAGCTTGGCGATGATTTTTTTAAAGAGAATGAAGGACATTTTTGGGGCATCGTCTCTACACGTCCATTTATGCGGGCAAAGCAAAACTATGCGATGTTTTTAGAAGCGCATCAGCGGTTTTCAGAAGCAGTATATCAGTTAGAAGATTTAATCCGGCTCAACCCAAACGATAATCAAGGAAACCGCGATATTCTGATTGAACTGTACATCAGGCTGGAAAAATGGGCAAAAGCGGAAAAGCTGCTCAATGAATATATAGGAGGTTTTATTGGCGAAGGGTATCACCGCACGCTAGTTGAACTTCTAAAAAACGGCATAACAGAAAAAGCAAAGCACCTTTGGAGAAAAGCGTTGGTAGAGCTTCCTGATGCAGTACCGTATTTAAAAGGAGAAAAACCGCTGCCTTCCCTGCCAGATTTTTATCAAAAAGGGACTGAATCAGAGGCGGTTGTGTACGCCAGCCGAAATATTGATTTTTGGGTGGACAGCGGTGCGTATCGGTATTTGTCCAAGTTGTAG
- a CDS encoding histidine phosphatase family protein yields MLYIVRHGESEWNALGRLQGQMDIGLSAEGRKQAAALGGYFEREGISFDYVFSSDLDRAFQTAKLATAWMPVESITASRLLRERFYGELQGQLLTDILEQVPNYADNFGIPMTHGMESIEGMQERMVKVLMMISKETNGAPALVVTHGGAINALVHKLTDGQAGTGQGKIDNTSITRIAWDGKKLSVVSVNETPHLKEVRDTFEG; encoded by the coding sequence ATGCTGTATATTGTACGCCATGGAGAATCAGAATGGAATGCGCTCGGACGCCTGCAGGGGCAGATGGACATTGGACTGAGTGCAGAAGGAAGAAAACAGGCAGCCGCGCTCGGCGGTTATTTTGAACGGGAAGGTATTTCGTTTGATTATGTGTTTTCAAGTGATTTGGACCGCGCCTTTCAAACTGCGAAGCTTGCGACGGCCTGGATGCCGGTTGAATCGATCACCGCAAGCCGGCTGCTCAGGGAGCGATTTTACGGAGAGCTTCAGGGACAGCTGCTTACTGATATCCTGGAGCAAGTGCCGAACTATGCGGATAATTTCGGCATTCCAATGACACATGGCATGGAATCGATAGAAGGCATGCAGGAGCGGATGGTAAAGGTACTCATGATGATTTCAAAAGAAACGAATGGGGCGCCTGCTCTCGTCGTTACACACGGTGGAGCCATCAATGCCCTCGTTCATAAGCTGACAGACGGGCAGGCCGGCACCGGGCAAGGCAAAATCGACAACACCTCCATCACAAGAATTGCCTGGGACGGTAAAAAGCTGTCGGTTGTATCGGTCAATGAAACGCCCCACTTAAAAGAAGTCAGGGATACATTCGAAGGATAA
- the mmuM gene encoding homocysteine S-methyltransferase produces MNPIQSILTEFPVIVLDGAMATELERHGCQLNDSLWSARMLMETPELIKQVHLDYFRAGADCAITASYQATIDGFAQYGLTAEETINVIQASVRIAAQARDEFWQSLDDKTSRPKPLVAASVGPYGAFLADGSEYRGDYKLTQEELIEFHRPRIQALIEAGADLLACETIPNLTEASALARLLQEEFPETYAWISFSAKDGQHISSGERIADCAGELESVSQIAAIGVNCTAPEFMPELIGEIKRASSKPVIVYPNLGEVYDAETKTWSGAPDMEAYSQHTRHWHECGAQLIGGCCRTKPSDIETIAHWVRA; encoded by the coding sequence ATGAACCCAATTCAATCGATTTTAACAGAGTTCCCGGTGATCGTGCTCGACGGTGCGATGGCAACAGAGCTTGAGCGCCATGGCTGCCAGTTAAACGACAGCCTTTGGTCTGCCCGCATGTTAATGGAAACACCGGAACTCATTAAACAAGTGCATCTTGATTATTTCCGCGCTGGAGCAGACTGTGCCATTACCGCAAGCTACCAGGCGACCATTGATGGGTTTGCTCAGTACGGCCTTACTGCCGAAGAAACGATTAATGTCATACAGGCGTCCGTTCGCATTGCTGCCCAGGCGCGGGACGAATTTTGGCAGTCGCTTGATGACAAAACGAGCCGGCCGAAGCCGCTCGTTGCGGCGTCTGTCGGTCCTTATGGCGCATTTCTTGCAGACGGTTCCGAGTACCGGGGTGACTACAAGCTGACGCAGGAAGAATTGATTGAGTTTCACCGGCCGCGCATTCAAGCGCTGATCGAAGCAGGCGCCGACCTGCTTGCCTGTGAAACCATTCCGAATCTCACGGAAGCAAGCGCACTTGCACGCCTTCTGCAGGAAGAATTTCCGGAGACGTATGCATGGATCAGCTTCAGCGCCAAAGACGGGCAGCATATTAGCAGCGGTGAGCGAATCGCGGATTGCGCCGGGGAACTCGAATCTGTTTCTCAAATTGCAGCGATTGGTGTAAACTGCACCGCTCCGGAATTTATGCCGGAACTTATTGGCGAAATCAAACGTGCGTCATCCAAGCCCGTTATCGTGTATCCAAACCTTGGCGAAGTGTATGACGCTGAAACAAAAACATGGTCTGGTGCACCGGACATGGAAGCATACAGCCAGCATACACGCCACTGGCATGAATGTGGTGCCCAGCTCATCGGCGGATGCTGCCGTACGAAGCCGTCAGATATCGAAACGATTGCTCACTGGGTGAGAGCTTAA
- a CDS encoding basic amino acid ABC transporter substrate-binding protein: protein MRKWTSKGLLGVGLAAVLAFTSACSQEEESGGGSGTEKKTLVVGTDAAYAPFTYMDKGEIVGFDIDVVDAVMEEAGYEYEIKNMGWDGLFESTRQKQLDLAVCAITISDDRKETFDFSSPYYQSTHMIMTKEETKVNSANDLKNMTVGVLNASTGQIAAEKVMGQNSPNLKKYESDAVSIMSMKNGAVQASVADNTVVTEYMKNNPNEKYNTLTDPETFGSEFYGFMFPKGSEVADDLDAALKTIIENGTYAEIYEKWIGTKPDTDVLQKAAQQVAAS from the coding sequence ATGAGAAAATGGACGTCAAAAGGATTATTAGGTGTAGGGCTGGCAGCCGTTCTTGCCTTTACATCTGCATGCAGCCAGGAAGAAGAAAGTGGCGGCGGAAGCGGGACCGAAAAGAAAACATTGGTGGTCGGAACAGACGCAGCCTACGCCCCTTTTACATATATGGATAAAGGAGAAATCGTCGGCTTTGATATTGATGTCGTAGATGCTGTGATGGAAGAAGCCGGCTACGAATATGAAATTAAAAACATGGGCTGGGACGGCCTTTTTGAAAGCACGCGCCAGAAGCAGCTTGATCTTGCCGTCTGCGCGATTACAATCAGCGATGACCGGAAAGAAACATTCGATTTTTCATCCCCTTACTATCAATCTACTCATATGATTATGACCAAAGAAGAAACGAAAGTAAACAGCGCGAATGACTTGAAGAATATGACGGTTGGCGTCCTGAACGCGTCAACAGGCCAGATCGCCGCTGAGAAAGTGATGGGCCAAAACAGCCCGAACTTAAAAAAATATGAAAGCGACGCTGTTTCCATTATGTCAATGAAAAACGGCGCGGTACAGGCATCTGTTGCCGATAATACAGTTGTCACAGAATATATGAAAAACAATCCGAATGAGAAGTACAATACATTGACAGACCCGGAAACATTCGGCTCTGAGTTTTACGGTTTCATGTTCCCGAAAGGAAGCGAAGTCGCGGATGACCTGGATGCAGCGCTGAAGACGATTATCGAAAACGGCACTTATGCTGAAATCTATGAAAAATGGATTGGCACAAAGCCGGACACAGACGTTTTACAAAAAGCAGCCCAGCAGGTAGCGGCATCATGA
- a CDS encoding low molecular weight protein-tyrosine-phosphatase, whose protein sequence is MIRVLFVCLGNICRSPMAEAMFRNLVQKKGLNGRIEVDSAATSSWHIGSPPHKGTLAKLKEYNISSEGLSGRQLDAADFEKFDYIIGMDESNITNIRDMLGQPDHPKILRFLDLTEHQKDVPDPYYTGDFQETYDLVLDGCAALLEKIRADHALG, encoded by the coding sequence GTGATTCGCGTTTTATTTGTTTGTCTCGGCAACATCTGCCGGTCACCGATGGCCGAAGCAATGTTCCGTAACCTTGTTCAAAAGAAAGGATTGAACGGACGTATTGAAGTGGATTCCGCTGCAACAAGCTCATGGCATATCGGGTCTCCTCCTCATAAAGGGACACTGGCCAAGCTAAAAGAATATAACATCTCTTCAGAAGGCCTTAGCGGCCGCCAGCTTGATGCAGCTGATTTTGAGAAATTTGACTATATCATTGGCATGGATGAAAGCAACATCACGAATATTCGTGACATGCTTGGCCAGCCGGATCATCCAAAAATCCTTCGCTTTCTGGATTTAACGGAGCATCAAAAAGACGTACCCGATCCGTACTACACAGGTGACTTTCAAGAAACGTATGACCTTGTACTGGACGGCTGTGCGGCGCTGCTCGAAAAAATCCGTGCCGATCATGCGCTTGGGTAA
- a CDS encoding PucR family transcriptional regulator, with the protein MDLTQPLEKILSLTDLNEMTDVISGVLKKPVVIEDDRFSLLAYSSYYIEQFDQANQQTIFSKSWTTSILKTFMDEGIVDQLKSMWEPFRVKEIQEIGLNQRVVVSARFKEHILGYIWVQETEPSLTEQELTFLHDVSFHIGKVLHKKNQLARRRDERKNDFFRKLIHQSYQTDSEMKWEAAQLNIALPSSFIVTVFLLDSIEEETIDDLYETIALFANTLDQPAHVFTDHLQVTVLLGGPSEELPASARVLVRTVRSQFQEHGLYSGIGNAYSSMAMLRKSYLEALEVCRTAAFLHDSSEMEPEYSRLGILRYLETIAQYHLSTHYVNEDLLKLRQKDADAHSDLVRTVEVFLLNNCRIKPTAEELFIHTNTLKYRLRQIDELTSINFDDFHTRCQLYIDLQLMKRDLR; encoded by the coding sequence ATGGATTTAACCCAGCCGCTTGAAAAAATTCTCTCATTAACCGATTTAAACGAAATGACCGATGTGATCAGCGGTGTGCTGAAAAAACCGGTCGTGATTGAAGACGATCGATTTTCTCTTTTAGCGTACAGTTCCTATTACATTGAGCAGTTTGACCAGGCTAATCAGCAGACGATTTTTTCAAAAAGCTGGACCACCTCTATTTTGAAGACGTTTATGGATGAAGGCATTGTCGATCAACTGAAGTCGATGTGGGAACCTTTTCGCGTAAAGGAAATACAGGAAATCGGGCTGAATCAGCGCGTTGTGGTCAGCGCCCGTTTTAAAGAGCACATCCTCGGCTACATTTGGGTGCAGGAAACAGAACCTTCTTTAACGGAACAGGAGCTCACCTTTCTGCACGATGTTTCCTTTCATATCGGCAAGGTCCTCCACAAAAAAAATCAGCTGGCACGGCGGCGTGATGAACGGAAAAATGATTTTTTCCGCAAGCTTATTCATCAGTCCTACCAGACCGACAGCGAAATGAAATGGGAAGCGGCGCAATTAAATATTGCGCTGCCTTCTTCGTTTATTGTCACGGTTTTTTTGCTTGATTCGATCGAAGAAGAAACGATCGATGACCTGTATGAAACGATTGCCCTTTTTGCCAATACGCTGGACCAGCCGGCTCATGTATTCACCGATCACCTGCAAGTCACCGTGCTGCTCGGCGGACCGTCGGAAGAACTGCCAGCCAGTGCCCGTGTGCTCGTACGGACGGTAAGAAGCCAGTTTCAAGAGCATGGGCTTTATTCTGGCATTGGCAATGCGTACTCTTCCATGGCTATGCTCAGAAAAAGCTATCTTGAAGCGCTTGAAGTATGCCGGACAGCTGCTTTTCTGCATGACAGCAGCGAGATGGAACCTGAATACAGCCGCCTCGGCATTCTTCGTTATTTAGAGACGATCGCACAATATCACTTGAGCACTCATTATGTGAATGAAGATTTACTCAAGCTCCGTCAAAAAGATGCCGACGCCCACTCCGACCTGGTTCGGACGGTTGAAGTGTTCCTGCTGAACAACTGCCGGATCAAGCCGACAGCAGAGGAGCTCTTTATTCATACAAACACACTTAAATACCGGCTGAGGCAAATTGATGAGCTGACATCAATCAACTTCGATGACTTTCATACACGCTGCCAGCTCTATATCGATTTGCAGCTGATGAAGCGGGATCTCCGTTAA
- the putP gene encoding sodium/proline symporter PutP, protein MVDTSLIVSIVVYMTGMLLIGWYAYKRTSNLSDYMLGGRGLGPAVTALSAGASDMSGWLMMGLPGAMYASGISASWIAIGLTLGAWANWLYVAPRLRMYTEIAEDSITIPAYLENRFQDRSKVIRLVSSFVIIVFFTFYISSGMVSGGVLFETTFGLDYHIGLWIVAGVVIAYTLFGGFLAVSWTDFVQGIIMVLALVLVPIVTVMHVGGIGPSIDTVRSVDPALLNIFTGTSFIGIVSLFAWGLGYFGQPHIIVRFMAITSVKEIKKARRIGMSWMIFSVVGAMVTGFVGLAYYTNNNMKIADPETIFIELGNILFHPIITGFLISAILAAIMSTISSQLLVTSSSLTEDLYKTFFRRDASDRELVFLGRLAVLIVSIVALILSWEQNATILALVGYAWAGFGSSFGPAILLSLYWKRMTHWGALAGMIVGAVTVIVWTKTPWAADVYEMIPGFAASLLAIVVVSLLTKPSEGTAQRFDEFERTLNESK, encoded by the coding sequence GTGGTCGACACTTCGTTAATTGTCTCCATCGTTGTATACATGACCGGTATGCTTTTAATCGGCTGGTACGCATACAAACGAACATCGAATTTATCTGATTATATGCTCGGCGGACGCGGACTCGGCCCTGCGGTTACAGCCCTTTCGGCCGGCGCCTCCGACATGAGCGGCTGGCTGATGATGGGCCTGCCCGGTGCCATGTACGCGAGCGGCATCAGCGCTTCATGGATTGCGATCGGCTTAACGCTGGGCGCCTGGGCAAACTGGCTGTACGTAGCACCCCGCCTGCGTATGTACACGGAAATTGCGGAAGACTCCATTACCATTCCAGCATATCTTGAAAACCGGTTTCAAGACCGTTCAAAAGTGATTCGTCTCGTTTCCAGTTTTGTCATTATCGTCTTTTTCACATTTTACATTTCATCGGGCATGGTGTCCGGAGGCGTATTGTTCGAGACGACGTTCGGCCTTGATTATCATATCGGCCTGTGGATTGTTGCCGGTGTCGTTATTGCTTACACTTTGTTTGGCGGATTTTTAGCGGTAAGCTGGACTGACTTTGTACAGGGCATCATTATGGTGCTGGCACTTGTACTCGTTCCAATTGTAACGGTTATGCATGTCGGCGGGATTGGCCCTTCGATTGATACGGTCCGTTCGGTAGACCCGGCTCTTTTAAATATTTTTACCGGGACAAGCTTTATTGGCATTGTTTCTCTTTTTGCCTGGGGACTTGGCTACTTCGGCCAGCCGCATATTATCGTCCGCTTTATGGCGATTACATCGGTAAAAGAAATTAAAAAAGCACGCCGCATCGGCATGAGCTGGATGATATTCTCTGTTGTCGGCGCTATGGTAACCGGTTTTGTCGGCCTTGCTTATTACACAAACAACAATATGAAAATCGCTGATCCAGAAACGATCTTTATCGAACTGGGGAATATTTTGTTCCATCCGATCATTACCGGCTTCCTGATTTCTGCTATTTTGGCTGCCATTATGAGTACAATTTCATCGCAGCTGCTTGTTACATCAAGCTCGCTGACGGAAGATTTATATAAAACATTTTTCCGCCGCGACGCTTCGGATCGGGAGCTTGTATTCCTAGGACGCCTGGCTGTTTTAATTGTCTCAATCGTTGCCTTGATCCTGTCATGGGAACAAAACGCCACAATTTTGGCGCTCGTCGGCTACGCATGGGCAGGCTTTGGTTCTTCGTTCGGCCCAGCGATCCTGCTGAGCTTGTATTGGAAACGGATGACCCATTGGGGAGCGCTCGCCGGCATGATCGTCGGTGCCGTTACGGTTATCGTTTGGACGAAAACACCTTGGGCGGCTGACGTTTATGAAATGATCCCTGGTTTTGCCGCAAGCTTACTGGCGATTGTTGTCGTCAGCTTGCTGACGAAGCCGTCTGAAGGAACGGCTCAGCGCTTTGATGAATTTGAACGCACGTTAAACGAATCAAAATAA
- the pruA gene encoding L-glutamate gamma-semialdehyde dehydrogenase — MIPYKHEPFTDFSKETNQAAYKKALDAVESSLGGHYPLIIGGERITTENKIVSYNPADKNQVIGSVSKADQALAEKAMQAASEAFQTWKKTAPEIRADVLFKAAAIVRRRRHEFSALLTKEAGKPWREADIDTAEAIDFMEYYGRQMIELKNGAPVLSRPGEFNRYSYIPLGVGIVISPWNFPFAIMAGTAVASIVTGNTILLKPASTTPVVAARFVEVLEEAGLPPGVVNFVPGSGAEVGDYLVDHPQTRFITFTGSRDVGLRIFERASKVGEGQKWMKRLIAEMGGKDTIVVDKEADLDLAAQSIVQSAFGFAGQKCSACSRAVIVEDVYDEVLEKAIALTNDLTVGNPVDNHFVGPVIDQSAYDKIMSYVKIGEEEGRIVAGGSGDNETGYFIQPTIVADVAPNARLMQEEIFGPVVAFAKAKDFDEALEIANNTDYGLTGAVITKNRFNMEKAREEFHVGNLYFNRGCTGAIVGYQPFGGFNMSGTDSKAGGPDYLQLHMQAKTTSEML; from the coding sequence ATGATTCCATACAAACACGAACCTTTTACTGATTTTTCAAAAGAAACGAACCAGGCTGCATATAAAAAAGCATTGGATGCAGTAGAAAGCAGCCTCGGCGGCCATTATCCGCTCATTATTGGCGGTGAACGCATTACGACAGAAAATAAAATCGTCTCTTATAATCCGGCTGACAAGAATCAGGTGATCGGCTCCGTATCGAAAGCAGACCAGGCTCTTGCTGAAAAAGCGATGCAGGCAGCATCTGAAGCGTTCCAAACGTGGAAGAAAACGGCCCCGGAAATTCGTGCAGATGTTCTGTTTAAAGCAGCAGCAATCGTCCGCAGACGCCGCCACGAGTTCTCTGCCCTTTTAACAAAAGAAGCCGGCAAGCCTTGGCGCGAAGCGGATATTGATACCGCTGAAGCCATTGACTTTATGGAATACTACGGCCGGCAAATGATTGAGCTAAAAAACGGCGCGCCAGTGCTGAGCCGTCCGGGTGAATTTAACCGGTACAGCTATATTCCGCTTGGTGTCGGGATCGTCATCTCACCGTGGAACTTCCCGTTTGCCATTATGGCCGGCACAGCCGTTGCTTCCATCGTAACGGGCAACACGATTCTTTTAAAACCGGCCTCTACAACGCCTGTTGTAGCAGCTCGTTTTGTGGAAGTGCTGGAAGAAGCGGGCCTCCCGCCGGGTGTCGTGAACTTTGTACCGGGCAGCGGCGCGGAAGTCGGCGACTATCTTGTGGATCATCCACAAACCCGCTTTATTACTTTTACAGGTTCACGTGACGTTGGCCTGCGTATTTTTGAACGGGCGTCCAAAGTCGGCGAAGGCCAAAAATGGATGAAGCGCCTGATCGCTGAAATGGGCGGTAAAGATACGATTGTCGTAGATAAAGAAGCAGATCTTGATCTTGCTGCCCAGTCCATCGTCCAATCTGCATTCGGCTTTGCCGGACAAAAATGTTCAGCCTGCTCCCGTGCAGTCATTGTAGAAGACGTATATGATGAAGTGCTCGAAAAAGCGATTGCGCTGACAAATGACCTGACTGTCGGCAACCCCGTCGATAACCATTTTGTCGGACCAGTTATTGATCAATCGGCATATGACAAAATAATGAGTTATGTTAAAATTGGTGAAGAAGAAGGACGCATTGTGGCGGGTGGAAGCGGCGACAATGAAACAGGCTACTTTATTCAGCCAACGATTGTTGCTGATGTAGCGCCAAATGCCCGTTTGATGCAGGAAGAAATCTTTGGACCGGTCGTGGCGTTTGCGAAAGCGAAGGATTTCGATGAAGCACTCGAAATTGCGAACAACACCGATTACGGCTTAACGGGTGCGGTTATTACGAAAAACCGCTTTAACATGGAAAAAGCACGCGAAGAATTTCATGTTGGCAACTTGTACTTTAACCGCGGCTGTACAGGCGCGATTGTCGGTTACCAGCCATTTGGCGGCTTTAACATGTCCGGTACGGACTCAAAAGCCGGCGGCCCGGATTATCTCCAGCTTCACATGCAGGCAAAAACAACATCCGAAATGCTTTAA